The Fusobacterium polymorphum genome segment TTGGTTTACTGCAAAAGCAGTAGTTCCTAAACTTAAAATAAAAGTAAGTCCTAATAATTAAGATAAGCTAAAATTAGCTTCTTGTAAACCAGAAGGAACAGCAAAACGAATAATTTCTGAGATATCTTTTTTAGAAACATAAGAAAAAATAGAAATTTTAAATGGAAGTTTCTTTAATCTAGTCCATTGGAATAAAATTCCTATAAAATTTCCAGCAACAGTTGCAACTGCTGCCCCAGTAATCCCCCATTCTGGAAAACCTAGATTTCCAAAAATTAAAACATAATCTAAAAACAAATTTACAATATTAATACTTCCAGCTACATACAGAGAGGTTTTAGTATCTTTTATTCCCCGAAATATTCCGTTTGTAGTAGATGAAAGTGTCAATAAAAAGAAAGAAAAAGAAGAAATTTTTGCATATCTTGTTGCTAATGGTAACATTTCTTTTGTTGCTCCAGCCAAATTTAAAATTTTATCAGGAATAAAAAATAGCAATGAAAAAAAGATAAAAGCTAATACAACTGCTATTTTGATTCCTGCATTGGCAATTATTTCTGCTTTTTTATAATCCTTAGAACCAATTGCTCTTGAAATAAGAGAAGTTAAAGCAGTTGAAACACTAACTGCAATTATGATATTAAAAAAGCTATAAATTATTTCTGTACTTAACCCAACAGAAGAAACTGCTAATTGCCCACCATATTTTCCAATCATCATGGTGTCAAAAATCCAAATCATCATATATAAAGTCATTTCACCTACTGCTGGAATTGCAAGATATATTATTTCACGAAATATTTTCCAATTTATTTTCATAAAATTATCTCCCATTTATATTTATTTTTAAATATTATACCAAATTTTTTTCTTTAAACTAAAATAATTAATTTTATAGTCAAATATATAAGATATTTAAAAACTCTAATGAAGGAGGCTCTTATAAACTTACAAATGAAATAAAAAATAGTTCATTTCATTTATTTTCAACTTTCATTTTAGTAATTTAATTTATAATATCCTCATTTTATTAAGAGAAATTGAAAATTTAAAAATTTTTTTTAAAAAACTCTTGACATTTTATTCTATATATGATATATATAGTCTATGATTATTAGCAACCTATTATATAGAGTGCTAATAAATCTCCCCTCTATATTATTTTAGGTAGGGTCTAGCTATCAAGATTTACTTGGTAGCTAGCTCTTCTATAAAATTAGAGGGTAATAAAATAATAAATAAAAAATTAATATATAGAAGATGAAGTTAGGAGGTTTTATTATGATGAATCCAAATCAATTTACAGAGAGTACAATTTCTGCAATTAATTTAGCCGTGGATATTAGCAAAGGTAATATGCAACAAAGTATTAGACCTGAAGCTCTTGCTTTAGGATTATTAATGCAAAATAATGGACTCATTCCAAGAGTAATAGAAAAAATGGGATTAAATTTACAATATATCATTTCTGAATTAGAAAAGGAAATGAATAATTATCCAAAAGTGGAAGTAAAAGTTAGCAATGAAAATATTTCACTTGACCAAAAAACAAATGCTATATTAAATCATGCAGAAATGATTATGAAAGAAATGGAAGATAGCTTTTTAAGTGTTGAACATATTTTTAAAGCTATGATAGAAGAAATGCCAATTTTTAAAAGATTGGGTATCAGTTTAGAAAAATATATGGAGGTATTGATGAATATAAGAGGAAATAGAAAGGTAGATAATCAAAACCCAGAAGCAACTTATGAAGTTTTAGAAAAATATGCAAAAGATTTAGTTGAACTTGCTAGAGAAGGTAAAATAGACCCTATCATTGGTAGGGATTCTGAAATCAGAAGAGCAATACAAATAATTTCAAGAAGAACAAAAAATGACCCTATTTTAATTGGAGAGCCTGGGGTTGGTAAGACTGCAATAGTTGAAGGGCTTGCTCAAAGAATATTAAATGGAGATGTTCCTGAAAGTTTAAAGAATAAAAAAATATTTTCACTTGATATGGGTGCCTTAGTTGCAGGTGCAAAATATAAAGGTGAATTTGAAGAAAGAATGAAAGGCGTTTTAAAAGAAGTTGAAGAATCAAATGGAAATATCATTCTTTTTATAGATGAAATTCACACTATAGTTGGTGCTGGTAAGGGAGAAGGTTCTCTTGATGCAGGAAATATGTTAAAGCCTATGCTTGCAAGAGGTGAATTGAGAGTTATTGGTGCAACTACAATAGATGAATATAGAAAATATATTGAAAAAGACCCTGCACTTGAAAGAAGATTCCAAACAATATTAGTAAATGAACCTAATGTTGATGATACTATTTCAATTTTAAGAGGTCTTAAAGATAAATTTGAAACTTATCATGGTGTTAGAATTACAGATACTGCAATAGTTGAAGCTGCAACACTTAGCCAAAGATATATAACTGATAGAAAACTTCCAGATAAGGCTATTGACCTAATTGATGAAGCAGCTGCAATGATAAGAACAGAAATTGACTCTATGCCAGAAGAACTTGACCAATTGACAAGAAAAGCTTTACAATTAGAAATTGAAATTAAGGCATTGGAAAAAGAAACTGATGATGCTTCTAAGGAAAGGTTAAAAGTTATAGAAAAAGAATTAGCTGAATTAAATGAAGAAAAGAAAGTTTTGACATCTAAATGGGAACTTGAAAAAGAAGATATTTCTAAAATTAAAAATATTAAAAGAGAAATTGAAAATGTTAAACTTGAAATGGAAAAAGCAGAAAGAGAGTATGATTTAACAAAATTATCTGAATTAAAATATGGTAAACTTGCAAGTCTTGAAAAAGAATTACAAGAACAACAAAATAAGGTTGATAAAGATGGAAAGGATAATTCTCTATTAAAACAAGAAGTTACTGCTGAGGAAATTGCAGATATAGTTTCAAGATGGACAGGTATTCCTGTATCAAAACTTACTGAAACTAAAAAAGAAAAAATGTTACATCTTGAAGACCATATAAAAGAAAGAGTTAAAGGGCAAGATGAAGCTGTTAAGGCTGTTGCTGATACTATGCTTAGATCAGTTGCAGGTTTAAAAGATCCTAATAGACCTATGGGTTCATTTATATTCTTAGGACCTACTGGTGTTGGTAAAACATATCTTGCAAAAACTTTGGCATATAACTTATTTGATAGTGAAGATAATGTTGTTAGAATAGATATGAGTGAATATATGGATAAGTTCTCAGTTACAAGGCTTATAGGTGCTCCTCCAGGATATGTTGGTTATGAAGAAGGTGGACAACTTACAGAAGCTATAAGAACTAAACCTTATTCAGTAATATTGTTTGACGAAATTGAAAAGGCTCACCCTGATGTATTCAATGTACTATTACAAGTTTTAGATGATGGTAGACTTACAGATGGACAAGGAAGAATAGTGGATTTCAAAAATACTTTAATTATAATGACATCTAATATAGGTAGCCACTTTATACTTGAAGACCCTAATCTTTCTGAAGATACTAGAGAAAAAGTAGCAGATGAATTAAAGGCTAGATTTAAACCAGAATTTTTAAACAGAATTGATGAAATAATTACTTTCAAAGCTTTAGATTTACCAGCTATTAAAGAAATTGTAAAACTAAGTCTAAAAGATTTAGAAAACAAATTAAAACCTAAACATATTACACTTGAATTTTCTGATAAGATGGTTGATTACTTAGCTAATAATGCTTATGACCCTCACTATGGTGCAAGACCTTTAAGAAGATATATACAAAAAGAAATTGAAACAAGTCTTGCTAAGAAAATTCTTGCAAATGAAGTTCATGAAAAATCTAATGTTTTAATAGATTTAGATAATGACCATATTGTTTTTAAAGAAGTATAATAAAATTTACTTTTCATAACTCCCTTTATATATAAAGAAAGTGTGGGTAGGTAAAAACTACTCACACTTTCTTTACTTTGAAATAAAAAGCAGGTAAATTGCTGGAACAATTTACCCACATAAAATATTACTAATTAAAAATTAGTAAAGATTTTTAGATAGTAAAAAGAAAATTACTATCATTAATACTATGACAATTTTTCGCATTAGCTTTTCCTCTCTAAAAGAGAAAGCAACCATAATGCTTTTAAATTATAGCATTGAAATCTATAAAAATAAATGTTATAATTAAACAGACAATATATTCGCATTATATTAATCTCTAAAAGATTAGGAATCAAAATGCAAAAAAGGAAATGCTGGAACATTTCCTTTTTTTATTGTAAAATAAACCACTTGCTATGCAAGTGATTCAAAAAAGCCAGAAGGCTATGATGCGATATAAGTTCTCCTTTGATACAATAAAGAAGATCTGCCAAAACCAACTAAAATATCAAAGGAGGTCCCTATGGACAAAAATAGTCTAGCACATACAAAGTGGAATTGTAAATATCATATAGTATTTACACCAAAATATAGAAGACAAGCGATATATGGAAAGATAAAAAAAAGATATAGGAGCAATATTAAGAAAACTTTGTGAATTTAAAGGAGTAGAAATAATAGAAGCAAGTGCATGTGTAGACCATATACATATGTTAGTGAGCATACCACCAAAGATAGCGGTATCAACATTTATGGGATATTTAAAGGGAAAAAGTTCATTAATGATATTTGATAGGTATGCGAACTTAAAATATAAATATGGGAATAGAACTTTTTGGTGCAGAGGTTATTATGTAGATACAGTGGGAAGAAATAAGGAAAGAATAGCTCAATACATAAAGAATCAAATAGAAGAAGATAAAATAATGGATCAAATGACATTAAAAGAATATTTTGATCCTTTCAATATTGAAGAGAAATAAAAAACAAGAGCTATTTTAATAGCTGAATGGGGCTATACGCGAAAGGCAGACCAAAGTGTTTAGCCTCAAGCTTGTAATAGTGCCTTTTAGGCATAGTGCAAACCACCACTTGAAGTGGTGGTTTGTGATTTTACTCTCAACTATTAAATTTTACTTATCACATATTCATAATAGGGTATTATTTGTTTGATTGCTTCTTTTATTTTCATATCATAGTAGTCATTTGTAAAACTTTTATTTCCTTCAATGCAAACACAAAGTTTTATTTTTTTTAGTTCCCCTGTTTGAATTTTATTTTTCAACTCTAAATTATTTTCTGTTAAAATTTTAAAGTTTTCTAGCTCATTATTTCCAGTTGTATACACCATATTTTCTTTCTTAGGAATATCTAAATGTAAATGATATTTTTCAATTAAATGAGGAAAACTTTTATTATCTTTAATTTCCAAACTCACATAATATTTTTCTTTAGAAAAATTTTTCTCAACAGATAATGAAATACTTATTGGAATATCCTTATATTTCTCATATTTCATTTGTAGCCACAGATATTTTTTAATTTTAGTATTAGTTCCATCTAACCATTTTATAGTTGAAAAGCTACATAAAGAGTATAATTTTTTACATTGTTCTGCTATCTTTTTTACTTCATTAATTGTTTCTTGACTTACTTTTTTTATCAGTAAAAAATTATTTTTTTCTTCATCTGTTAATCCTTTTGTATCTGGATTTTTATAAGAAAGTCCATAATATTTTTTTAAATATTCTAATACTCCCGCATAATTAATATTTGACATTTTCCCCTCTATTATTTTTTTATACTATATTCTCCATTTTTTTCTTCTAAATATATTACTTCTATACCTAATTTTTCTATTAAATCTTTTAAATGTTCTCTATCTTGTTGCATTTCTCTATATTGTTCCTTTCCATAGAATACAAATGGACAAGCTTTAATTACTGTATCTTCTGGTAGCTCAAAATCTTTTAAAAGTTTAGT includes the following:
- the clpB gene encoding ATP-dependent chaperone ClpB, translating into MMNPNQFTESTISAINLAVDISKGNMQQSIRPEALALGLLMQNNGLIPRVIEKMGLNLQYIISELEKEMNNYPKVEVKVSNENISLDQKTNAILNHAEMIMKEMEDSFLSVEHIFKAMIEEMPIFKRLGISLEKYMEVLMNIRGNRKVDNQNPEATYEVLEKYAKDLVELAREGKIDPIIGRDSEIRRAIQIISRRTKNDPILIGEPGVGKTAIVEGLAQRILNGDVPESLKNKKIFSLDMGALVAGAKYKGEFEERMKGVLKEVEESNGNIILFIDEIHTIVGAGKGEGSLDAGNMLKPMLARGELRVIGATTIDEYRKYIEKDPALERRFQTILVNEPNVDDTISILRGLKDKFETYHGVRITDTAIVEAATLSQRYITDRKLPDKAIDLIDEAAAMIRTEIDSMPEELDQLTRKALQLEIEIKALEKETDDASKERLKVIEKELAELNEEKKVLTSKWELEKEDISKIKNIKREIENVKLEMEKAEREYDLTKLSELKYGKLASLEKELQEQQNKVDKDGKDNSLLKQEVTAEEIADIVSRWTGIPVSKLTETKKEKMLHLEDHIKERVKGQDEAVKAVADTMLRSVAGLKDPNRPMGSFIFLGPTGVGKTYLAKTLAYNLFDSEDNVVRIDMSEYMDKFSVTRLIGAPPGYVGYEEGGQLTEAIRTKPYSVILFDEIEKAHPDVFNVLLQVLDDGRLTDGQGRIVDFKNTLIIMTSNIGSHFILEDPNLSEDTREKVADELKARFKPEFLNRIDEIITFKALDLPAIKEIVKLSLKDLENKLKPKHITLEFSDKMVDYLANNAYDPHYGARPLRRYIQKEIETSLAKKILANEVHEKSNVLIDLDNDHIVFKEV